GAGCGTACCGCTGTTGGCAGTGGCGCGCCACTCGCGCTGCTCGCTGTCGATCAGCGTCGCGTGGGGCATGTCGAAACGGGTGATAGCCTGCTGGGGCGTATGGGTAATATGCGGGGAGGCCAGCCGCTGGGTCAGGTTGCCGGCGTCGTCGTAGAGTTTCAGCTCGGCGTTTTCGATCACGTGGCCGGGCTCCTCGGCCCGGGCGGCAGGGTCCGGCGGGGCCTGGCGGGTATCGCGCAGGTCGAGCCAGGCCAGCAACACGCCCAGCGCGACCACGAGCAGTCCCAGCCAGGCCCGCCTTGGCAAGCGGGCAAGCCAACTTTGGTGGGCGCGGGTAACAGAAGGCGTCTGCATGCGTTGCCTCACGACGACTGCGGTGCGTACCGGTAGCTTG
This DNA window, taken from Halomonas piscis, encodes the following:
- the lptC gene encoding LPS export ABC transporter periplasmic protein LptC, which codes for MQTPSVTRAHQSWLARLPRRAWLGLLVVALGVLLAWLDLRDTRQAPPDPAARAEEPGHVIENAELKLYDDAGNLTQRLASPHITHTPQQAITRFDMPHATLIDSEQREWRATANSGTLSGQQQRLTLDGDTRLTAPNQGWQLDTRTLHYDSVARHAWSDTPALLQQPPQRMRAQTLDAWLDTSKVRLKGQVRGFHPPSAASSEESP